One window of the Ictidomys tridecemlineatus isolate mIctTri1 chromosome 11, mIctTri1.hap1, whole genome shotgun sequence genome contains the following:
- the Spsb1 gene encoding SPRY domain-containing SOCS box protein 1, translated as MGQKVTGGIKTVDMRDPTYRPLKQELQGLDYCKPTRLDLLLDMPPVSYDIQLLHSWNNNDRSLNVFVKEDDKLIFHRHPVAQSTDAIRGKVGYTRGLHVWQITWAMRQRGTHAVVGVATADAPLHSVGYTTLVGNNHESWGWDLGRNRLYHDGKNQPSKTYPAFLEPDETFIVPDSFLVALDMDDGTLSFIVDGQYMGVAFRGLKGKKLYPVVSAVWGHCEIRMRYLNGLDPEPLPLMDLCRRSVRLALGKERLGAIPALPLPAALKAYLLYQ; from the exons ATGGGTCAGAAGGTCACCGGAGGGATCAAGACGGTGGACATGCGGGACCCCACATACCGGCCCCTGAAGCAGGAGCTCCAGGGCCTGGATTACTGCAAGCCCACCCGGCTGGACCTGCTGCTGGACATGCCCCCCGTGTCCTACGACATCCAGCTGCTCCACTCCTGGAACAACAACGACCGCTCACTCAACGTCTTCGTGAAGGAGGACGACAAGCTGATCTTCCACCGGCATCCGGTGGCCCAGAGCACAGACGCCATCAGGGGCAAAGTCGGGTACACGCGCGGGCTGCACGTGTGGCAGATCACGTGGGCCATGAGACAGCGGGGCACCCACGCCGTCGTGGGGGTGGCCACAGCGGACGCCCCCCTGCACTCCGTGGGGTACACGACCCTCGTGGGGAATAACCACGAGTCCTGGGGCTGGGACTTGGGGCGGAACCGGCTCTACCACGACGGCAAGAACCAGCCGAGCAAAACGTACCCGGCCTTTCTGGAGCCGGACGAGACGTTCATTGTCCCTGACTCCTTCCTTGTGGCCTTGGACATGGATGACGGGACCCTGAGCTTCATTGTGGATGGACAGTACATGGGAGTGGCTTTTCGGGGACTCAAGGGCAAAAAACTGTATCCTGTAGTGAGCGCCGTCTGGGGCCACTGTGAGATCCGTATGCGCTACTTGAACGGACTCGATC CTGAGCCCCTGCCGCTCATGGATCTCTGCCGTCGCTCGGTGCGCCTGGCCCTGGGGAAGGAGCGCCTGGGTGCCATCCCTGCGCTGCCGCTGCCTGCCGCCCTCAAGGCCTACCTCCTCTACCAGTGA